CCTCGACCGTGAGCGGGCAGCCGGGGTCGGTGTGCAAAACCGCGCCTTCCTGGACATTGCTGCGCGCGCCGATGCGGATCGGCTCGTTGTCGCCGCGCAGCGTCGCGCCGAACCAGACGCTCGATTCCTCGGCCAGTTCGACCTTGCCGATGATGGTCGCGCTGTCGGCGACGAACACGCTTTCGTGAATGGTCGGGGCAGCTTCGCCAAGCTTGTAGATGGCCACGGTATTGCGTCTCCTTGTCCTGCGGATGGTTCCTGCGAGGGCGGCTGCTGCACGGTGCCCGAAGCTCCGAAGTCGCGGGCGTGCCCGGCGAGCGCGGCCCCGTGCAGCAGGTGAATCGCGTATTGTAAACGGTTGCCTGCCTGGTTCGCCGGGTGCCAACGCACGCAGCGGCCTGGCCATTGCGCTTTTTTCCGACGATGTCCCGATGATTCCGGTTCCTCAAGCGACACCAGTCGCCGTCTCTCCCGCGGTTTCCCCCGCCTCCGGCTGGCGCGCCGCCGCGCTCGACGCCCTGCGCGAGCAGGACCCGCGCGCCAAGGCCGAGGCCGTGCGCGCGTTGTACGCGCTCGCCCAGCATGCCGCGCCGGACTGGCAGCCCGCGCGCGCCCTGGCCGCGCCCGAAGGGCTGCCGGGGCGCCCGGCGCGTCCGCCGCTGGTCGAGCCGCGCGAGTTGAAGCGCCGCGCCATGAGCACGCCGCAAGGGCGTGTCGTGCTGCTGCACGCGCTCGCGCATATCGAGTTCAACGCGATCAATCTCGCGCTCGACGCGGTCTGGCGCTTTCCCGGCATGCCCGACGCCTTTTACGCCGACTGGCTCAAGGTCGCGGCGGAGGAGGCGTATCACTTTTCGCTGCTGGTCGCGCGCCTCGCCGACTATGGCCAGGCTTACGGCGATTTTCCGGCGCACAACGGCCTCTGGGAGATGTGCGAGCGCACCAGCGCCGACGTGCTCGCCCGCATGGCGCTCGTGCCGCGCGTGCTCGAAGCGCGCGGGCTCGACGCCTCGCCGCCAATCCGCGCGCGCCTCGAGCAGGCCGGCGATAACGCCTCGGCGGCGATTCTCGACATCATCCTGCGCGACGAAGTGGGGCACGTGCGCATCGGCAATCACTGGTTCCGCCATCTGTGCGATGCGCGTGGCGTGGACCCGCACGCCACGTGGCTCGCGCTCGCCGAGCAGTACCACGCGCCGCGCCTGCGCGGGCCATTCAACTTCGAGGCGCGCCGTTCGGCGGGCTTCGACGAAGCGGAGTTGAGCGCGCTCGCCGCGCAGGACGCGGCAGAGGCAAAGGCAGCGGGGGCGCCGTCGGAAGATCGCGCTGAGCGCTGAGTTGCGTGGCGCGTCGAGTCGCCGCGGGCGCATGCGCTTATGAACATGCCGTCGGCCGGTCGCCACGCCATCGCTACTTAATCGGCACGAATCGGCACGAATCGGCCAATCCCGCTGCGCATCGTCGCGATTCGCCGCGCATCGGCCGTCACTTGCTCCTATAATCGAACGATCATTCTTTTTTGCGGCAGCGCACATGAACCTTTCCCGATCCGAATTCGTCGACGTCAACGGCGTCCGTGTGCACGTGCGCCGCTGGGGCGCGCCCGATGCCCCCGCGCTCTTCATGCTGCACGGCTGGATGGACGTGGCGGCGTCGTTTCAGTTCGTCGTCGATGCGCTCGGCGACCGCTGGCAGGTGATCGCCCCCGATCTGCGCGGCTTCGGGCTCTCCGACTGGCCCGTCGCGCAAGGGCGCGCGAGCCACTACCTGTTCCACGACTATCTCGCCGATCTCGACGCGCTGCTCGCGCATTACGCGCCCGAGGGCGAAGTCGATCTCGTCGGCCACAGTCTCGGCGCGAATATCGTGTGTCTCTACGCGGGCGTGCGGCCCGAGCGGGTGCGCCGGGTGGTCGATCTCGAAGGCTTCGGCATGCCCGCGACCACGGCCCAGCAGGCGCCGCGCCGCGTGGCCGGCTGGCTCGACGAACTGCGTTCGCCGCCGCAGTTGCGCCCGTATCTGTCGCTCGAAGCCGTCGCCGCGCGCCTCGTGAAGACCAATCCGCGCCTGATCGAACCGCGTGCGCGCTTTCTCGCCGGGCATTGGTCGAAACCGGCGGCAGAGGGCGGTTATGTGCTGCTCGCCGATCCCGCGCACAAGATGCGCGGACCCTTGCTCTATCAGGCCGACGAGGTCATGGCGATCTGGTCGCAGGTGCGCGCGAAAGTGCTGCACGTGGAGGCGGCCGGCTCGGAAACGCTCGCGCGGCTGGCGGGCGCGGTGCCTGTCGGCGAGTTCAAGCGGCGCTTCGAGGCGTTCCCCGACTGGCGCGAGCGCGTGGTCGAAGGCGCGGGGCACATGGTGCATCACGATCAGCCCGAGGAAATCGCGCAGTTGATCGAGGCGTTCTGCGCCTGACTTCCGCACGCGGGACGTGGGGCGGCGGGCTCGGCCCGGTCAAACGGCCGCGCCGCGTTGCAGTAAAATGGACGCTTACTTCCCAGACGCCCGCAATGAACGCCGATCTCCACTGCCATTCCACCATCTCCGACGGCCAGCTCGCGCCGGCTGCCGTCGCGCAGCTCGCGAAACAGGGCGGGGTGGGGCTGTGGGCGCTCACCGATCACGACGAACTGGGCGGCCAGCGCGAAGCGCGCGCGACCGCCGAGGCGCTCGGCATGCGCTACGTGAGCGGCGTCGAGATTTCGGTCACGTGGGCGTCGCGCACGGTGCACATCGTCGGCCTCAACGTCGATCCCGACTGCGCGGCGCTCGCCGACGGTCTGGCGCGCACGCGCAATGGCCGCGCCGCCCGCGCGGAAGCGATCGGCGAACGTCTCGAGGAACTCGGCATTCCCGACGCCTACACGGGCGCGCTCGAGTACGTCTCGAACCCCGACCTGATCTCGCGCACGCACTTCGCGCGCTTTCTGGTGGAGTCGGGCCGCGCGAAAGACACGCAGGACGCGTTTTCCCGCTGGCTCGGCGACGGCAAGGCGGGCTACATCTCGCACCGCTGGGCCAAGCTCGCGGACGCGATCTCGTGGATCAAAACCGCGGGCGGCGAGGCGATCGTCGCGCATCCGGGCCGCTACGCCTACACGCAACTCGAATTCGACACGTTCTTCGGCGAATTCATCGACCTCGGCGGCAAGGCCATCGAAGTCGTCACGGGCAGCCACACGCCCGACCAGTACGGCGAGTACGCGGCCGTCGCGCGCCGCTTCGGCTTCGAGGCGTCGCGCGGCTCGGACTTCCACGCGCCGGGCCCGGACAGCATCGCGCCGGGCACGTTGCCGCCGCTGCCGTCCGATCTCAAGCCCGTTTGGGAGCGATGGCTGTAGGCCGCGCGCGGGTTTGACCTTCGCCGGCCGTTATCGCTCGCCGTCGTACCTCTCGCACGCGTTTGCAGGTTGCCGATTTCGACGTTGATACGGCGCACGCCGTTTGCGATGTTCGCGTATCGTCCTGGATCGCGCCGGGCGCGGAGCATTCGTCCCGGTTCGCATGCGTCTCGCGCTTTTCGTCCCGCGTTTTGTCCGGTTTCCCGTCCGGTTGTCGTGCGTCGTACCGTTTCGCATCGCGCTTCGCACCGCTCGCGCTCATTCGCACCGTTCGTACCCATTCGTCAGCTGATTACTGCCATGTCCCAGTTCTTTCGGCTTCACCCCGACAACCCGCAACCGCGCCTCGTCAAACAGGCCGTCGAGATCGTTCGCGACGGCGGCGTGATCGCGCTGCCGACCGATTCGAGCTATGCACTCGCCGCGCGCATCGACGATAAAAGCGCCGCCGAGCGTTTGCGCCGCATTCGCGGGCTCGACGAAAAGGCGCTGCTTTCGCTGATGGTGCGCGACCTGTCCGAACTCGCGAACTTCGCGATGGTCGACAATCGCCAGTACCGGCTCATCAAGTCGGTGACGCCGGGGCCGTATGTGTTCGTGCTGGTCGCGACCAAGGAAGTGCCGCGCCGCCTCTCGCATCCGTCGCGCAAGACGATCGGGCTGCGCGTGCCGGGCCATCCGATCCCGCTCGCGATACTCGAAGAACTGGGCGAGCCGCTGCTCGCCTCCACGCTGATCCTGCCGCCCGACACCGAACCGCTCAACGACCCCGAGGAGATTCGCGAACGCCTCGAAAAACAGGTCGATCTCGTGATCGACGGCGGCGCGTGCCCGTGCGAACCGTCGACGGTCATCGACCTCACGGGCGAGGAGCCGGTGCTCGTGCGCGCGGGGCGGGGCGCGCTGGCGCCGTTCGGTTTGACCGCGGAAGAAGCATGAAGCACCGCGCCGCAGATCCGGCGGCCGAACCGCAATCAGGCGCCGCGCGGCGCCGTGAAACAGCGCGCGGGCGAAATACCGGTAGCGCATTGATACAATAGCCCCCGCCATGGAAGCCAATCTCATTCAGACGATCGTCGTCTACGCGTTGCCCGTGATCTTCGCGATCACGTTGCACGAAGCCGCGCACGGTTACGTTGCGCGCCTGCTCGGTGACAACACGGCCTATGTGCTCGGCCGCGTGTCCTTCAACCCGATGCGCCATATCGACCCGATCGGCACGATCGCGATGCCGCTCGTGCTCTATTTCCTGACCAGCGGCGCGTTCGTGTTCGGCTATGCGAAGCCCGTGCCGATCGCCTTCGGCAACCTGCGCGATCCGCGCTGGGGCACGCTGTGGGTCGCGGCGGCGGGCCCGGCCTGCAACTTCGTGCAGGCGCTCGTGTGGGGCGTGTTCGGCGTGGCGCTGGCGGTGCTCGGCATCGACGAACCGTTCTTCACGCGCATGGCCGCGGCTGGCGTGGGCGTGAATCTCGTGCTGGGCGTGCTGAACCTCTTTCCGTTGCCGCCGCTCGACGGCGGCCGCGTGCTCGCGGCGCTGCTGCCCACCCGCGCCAGCATTGCGCTGTCGCGTCTCGAGCCCTATGGTTTCATCATCGTGATGGTCCTGCTCATGACGGGGGTCTTCACGCGATTCTGGCTGCGTCCGCTCGTGAGTCTAGGTTACGACGCGGTGACGGCCATTCTCACCCCCCTTGTGTCGCTTTTTTCATAAGTCGCTCTTTCCATAACATCATGTTCCCAGACCGTATCTTCTCCGGCATGCGGCCCACCGGGTCGCTGCACCTCGGCCACTATCACGGCGTGCTGAAAAACTGGGTGCGCCTGCAATCCGAGTATCCGTGCTTCTTCTGCGTGGTCGACTGGCATGCGCTCACCACGCACTACGAAACGCCGGATGTCATCGAGAAGAACGTCTGGGACGTGCTGATCGACTGGCTCGCGTCGGGCATCGACCCGAACCAGGCCACGCTGTTCATCCAGAGTCGCGTGCCCGAACACGCCGAACTCGCGCTCCTGCTCGGTATGAGCACGCCGCTCAGTTGGCTCGAGCGCGTGCCCACGTACAAGGAGCAGATCGAGAAGCTGCGCGACAAGGACCTCGGCACCTACGGCTTCCTCGGCTACCCCGTGCTGATGGCGGCGGACATTCTGCTGTACCGCGCCTCGCTCGTGCCGGTTGGCGAAGATCAGGTGCCGCACGTGGAAATGGCGCGCGAAATGGCGCGCCGCTTCAACTACATGTACGGCCGCGAACCGGGCTTCGAGGAAAAGGCCAACGAAGCCGCGAAGAAGCTCGGCGGCAAGCGCTCGAAGCTCTATCACGAGCTGCGCAACGCGTATCAGCAGGAAGGTAACGACGAGGCGCTCGAACAGGCGCGCGCGATGTTGTCGGAGTCGCAAAGCCTGTCGATGAGCGACCGCGAGCGCCTGTTCGGCTATCTCGAAGGCTCGCGCAAGATCATCCTGCCGGAGCCGCAGGTGCTCCTGACGGAAGCGTCGCGCATGCCGGGTCTCGACGGCCAGAAGATGTCGAAGTCGTACGGCAACACGATCGCGCTGCGCGAAGACGCGCAATCGATCGAAAAGAAGGTCCGCACGATGCCGACCGACCCGGCGCGCGTGCGCCGCACCGATCCGGGCGACCCGGACAAGTGCCCGGTGTGGCAGTTGCATCAGGTCTACACCGACGAACAGACGCACGAGTGGGTGCAGAAGGGCTGCCGCTCGGCGGGCATCGGCTGTCTGGAATGCAAGCAGCCGGTCATCGAAGGCATCCTGCGCGAACAGCAGCCGATGCTCGAACGCGCGCAGAAGTACATGGACGATCCGTCGCTGCTGCGCGCGATCGTTGCGGACGGTTGCGATCGCGCACGCAAGTACGCGACCGAAACCATGCGCGACGTGCGCGAGGCGATGGGCCTTTCGTACAACTGATCGCGCATGACCGAACGCATGACGACGTCCACGCATGCCGGCATGGCCGAGCCGTCGAAATGGGTGCGCCGCTGGGCGCACCTGATCGCGCCCGGCGGCACGGTGCTCGACGTCGCGTGCGGTTCGGGGCGCCACGCGCGCTGGCTGGCGGAGCGCGGGCATCCGGTGGCGGCGCTCGATCGCGACGTGGCCGCGCTGGCGAGCTTGCGCGAAGTGCCGAACATCGCGCCGCTCGAATGCGATCTGGAAGGCGCGCCCTGGCCGCTCGCCGCCGATGCGCGATTCGCGGCCGTCGTCGTCACGAATTATCTGCATCGGCCGCTCATGCCGCGCCTGATCGACGCGCTCGCGCCCGGCGGCGTGCTCATCTACGAAACCTTCGCGCAAGGCAACGAAAGCGTGGGCAAACCGTCGAATCCGGCGTTCTTGCTGGCGCCCGGCGAATTGCTGGCGGTCTGTACGCCCGCGCTGCGCGTGATTGCCTATCAGGACGGATTTCTCCCGCAACCGCGTGAGGCGTATATTCAGCGCATCTGCGCGGTCCGGGAAAAATTGACCGAAGGCGGCGGCGAAAGAGCCGGTAACGTAACGGGTACTCAGGTCCTACCCCTGGCGCGTTACGATCTGACCGGCTAATCCGCTACAATCGCGGTTTAACCGACTCATTTTCTGGCGTTTCATGGCTAACGGCACTCAGGACGGCATCACGCTGCGCGGCAGTATTCCCGCGATCGTCACCCCCATGCACGAAGACGGCAGTCTCGATCTGCCGGCATTTCGCAAACTGATCGACTGGCACGTCGCGGAAGGGACGGATGCGATCGTCGTGGTCGGCACGAGCGGCGAGTCCGCCACGCTCGACGTCGAAGAACACATCCTGATGGTGAAGACCGCGGTGGAGCAGGCCGCGGGCCGTTTGCCGATCATCGCCGGTGCGGGCGGCAATTCCACGGCGGAAGCCATCGAACTCACGAAGCACGCGAAGAGCGTGGGCGCGCAGGCGTCCCTGCAGGTCGTGCCCTATTACAACAAGCCGACCCAGGAAGGCATGTACCGTCATTTCGCGAAAATCGCGGAAGACGTGGACCTGCCCGTGATTCTGTACAACGTGCCGGGCCGCACAGTCGCCGATATGACCAACGAGACCATCCTGCGTCTCGCGGGCGTGCCGGGCATCGTGGGCGTGAAGGAAGCCACGGGCAACATCGACCGCGCCGCGCACCTCATCAAGCACGCGCCGGAAGGCTTCAAGATCTTCAGCGGCGACGATCCCACCGCGATCGCGCTCATGCTGCTCGGCGGCCACGGCAATATTTCGGTGACCGCGAACGTCGCGCCGCGCCAGATGAGCGACCTCTGCAAGGCGGCGCTCGCAGGCGACGCGAAAACGGCGCGCGAGATCCATCTCAAGCTGCTCGCGCTCCACAAGAACCTGTTCATCGAATCGAACCCGATTCCGGTGAAGTGGGCGCTGCAGGAACTCGGCCGCATCGAGGGTGGCATTCGTTTGCCGCTGACGCCGCTCGACGCGCGCTATCACGACGTGGTGCGCGCCGCGCTGCGCGAAGCCGGTTTGGCGGGCTGATCCTTCAGCCGCCGTCCGTTTTTTTAACCGCTGCCGCCATCGCCCAACCGCTGACAGACCACCGACAGACTTCTGGCAGATCTAGGCTTAGCGTTCCCGTATCACGAAGGTCCACATGAAACGTTCCGCTCTTTCCCTCCACGCAACCCGCATGGCGGTGCTGGCGCTCGCACTTGGCTCGCTCGCAGGCTGCGAGTCGCTGAACGACATGTTCGCGTCGGATCGCGTCAACTACAAGGACACGCCGAGCGCGCCGCCGCTCGCGGTGCCGCAGGATCTGTCGTCGGCGCCCGGCGACCAGAAGTATGTCGCGCCGCCGCCCACGGCCACGCTCGGCGGCGCCACGCAGCGCACCGTCACGGCCGCCGGCAACGCCACGCTGGGCGTGCCGAACACGCAAGATCCGCTCGGTATGCACGTCGAGCGTGACGGCGACCGCCGCTGGCTCGTGATCGACGGCCGCGTGCCCGCCGACGTCTGGCCGCAACTCCAGGAATTCTGGACGAGCAACGGCTTCACGCTCGCGACCGACTCGCCGGAAACCGGCATCATGACGACGAACTGGGCCGAAAACCGCGCCAACATTCCGGACGACTGGTTCCGCCGCACGATTGGCCGCGTGATCGACTTCGCGTACTCGTCGGGTACGCGCGACCGCTTCCGCACGCTGGTTTCGCGCGGCCCGGACGGCCAGACCGACATCTCCGTCACGCATAGCGCGATGGAAGAAGTGCTCACGGGCCAGGACAAGACCGGTTCGAAGTGGGTCGAGCGTCCGCGCGACCCGGCGCTCGAAGCCGCGTTCCTCTCGAAGATCATGCAGAAGTTCGGCCTGACCGACGCGCAGTCGAAGCAACTGCTGACGGACGCCCGTCCGTCGTCGTCGGCCGCCAAGGTCGCCGCGGGTCCGGACGGCACGACGCTCGATCTGCCGGAAGCGTTCGATACCGCCTGGCTGCGTGTCGGTCTCGCGCTCGATCGCACCAACTTCACGGTCGACAACCGCGATCGCCAGAAGGGCATCTACTACGTGCGTTACGCCGACTCGATGAAGGAACTGAAGGGCGACGGCCTGCTCGGCAAGCTCTTCTACAACCCGAAGAAGGCGACCAACGAGCAGGGCCCGGAATTCCTCGTCGCGGTGCGTTCGACGAGCAATGCGCAGACGCAGGTGGCGGTGGTCAACCAGAACGGTCAGATCGACACGTCGTCGGACGCGCAGCGTATCGTTTCGGCGCTCCACGCGCAGTTGAACTAACGCCGTGCGATTCGCGAGCCTCGGCAGCGGCAGCGAAGGCAACGCACTGGTCGTAGAAGCAGACGGCGGCGCGACGCTCACGCGCGTGCTGCTCGACTGCGGTTTCTCAGCGAAGGAAGTCGAGCGGCGCCTCGCGCGCGCGGGTCTCGCCGCCGACTCCCTCAGCGCGATTCTCATCACCCACGAACATAGCGACCACATCGGCAGCGCGCTCACGCTGGCGCGCCGCTGGTCCATTCCGCT
The Paraburkholderia acidisoli genome window above contains:
- a CDS encoding alpha/beta fold hydrolase, which codes for MNLSRSEFVDVNGVRVHVRRWGAPDAPALFMLHGWMDVAASFQFVVDALGDRWQVIAPDLRGFGLSDWPVAQGRASHYLFHDYLADLDALLAHYAPEGEVDLVGHSLGANIVCLYAGVRPERVRRVVDLEGFGMPATTAQQAPRRVAGWLDELRSPPQLRPYLSLEAVAARLVKTNPRLIEPRARFLAGHWSKPAAEGGYVLLADPAHKMRGPLLYQADEVMAIWSQVRAKVLHVEAAGSETLARLAGAVPVGEFKRRFEAFPDWRERVVEGAGHMVHHDQPEEIAQLIEAFCA
- a CDS encoding class I SAM-dependent methyltransferase, coding for MTERMTTSTHAGMAEPSKWVRRWAHLIAPGGTVLDVACGSGRHARWLAERGHPVAALDRDVAALASLREVPNIAPLECDLEGAPWPLAADARFAAVVVTNYLHRPLMPRLIDALAPGGVLIYETFAQGNESVGKPSNPAFLLAPGELLAVCTPALRVIAYQDGFLPQPREAYIQRICAVREKLTEGGGERAGNVTGTQVLPLARYDLTG
- a CDS encoding ferritin-like domain-containing protein produces the protein MIPVPQATPVAVSPAVSPASGWRAAALDALREQDPRAKAEAVRALYALAQHAAPDWQPARALAAPEGLPGRPARPPLVEPRELKRRAMSTPQGRVVLLHALAHIEFNAINLALDAVWRFPGMPDAFYADWLKVAAEEAYHFSLLVARLADYGQAYGDFPAHNGLWEMCERTSADVLARMALVPRVLEARGLDASPPIRARLEQAGDNASAAILDIILRDEVGHVRIGNHWFRHLCDARGVDPHATWLALAEQYHAPRLRGPFNFEARRSAGFDEAELSALAAQDAAEAKAAGAPSEDRAER
- the bamC gene encoding outer membrane protein assembly factor BamC, which codes for MKRSALSLHATRMAVLALALGSLAGCESLNDMFASDRVNYKDTPSAPPLAVPQDLSSAPGDQKYVAPPPTATLGGATQRTVTAAGNATLGVPNTQDPLGMHVERDGDRRWLVIDGRVPADVWPQLQEFWTSNGFTLATDSPETGIMTTNWAENRANIPDDWFRRTIGRVIDFAYSSGTRDRFRTLVSRGPDGQTDISVTHSAMEEVLTGQDKTGSKWVERPRDPALEAAFLSKIMQKFGLTDAQSKQLLTDARPSSSAAKVAAGPDGTTLDLPEAFDTAWLRVGLALDRTNFTVDNRDRQKGIYYVRYADSMKELKGDGLLGKLFYNPKKATNEQGPEFLVAVRSTSNAQTQVAVVNQNGQIDTSSDAQRIVSALHAQLN
- the dapA gene encoding 4-hydroxy-tetrahydrodipicolinate synthase, coding for MANGTQDGITLRGSIPAIVTPMHEDGSLDLPAFRKLIDWHVAEGTDAIVVVGTSGESATLDVEEHILMVKTAVEQAAGRLPIIAGAGGNSTAEAIELTKHAKSVGAQASLQVVPYYNKPTQEGMYRHFAKIAEDVDLPVILYNVPGRTVADMTNETILRLAGVPGIVGVKEATGNIDRAAHLIKHAPEGFKIFSGDDPTAIALMLLGGHGNISVTANVAPRQMSDLCKAALAGDAKTAREIHLKLLALHKNLFIESNPIPVKWALQELGRIEGGIRLPLTPLDARYHDVVRAALREAGLAG
- a CDS encoding L-threonylcarbamoyladenylate synthase is translated as MSQFFRLHPDNPQPRLVKQAVEIVRDGGVIALPTDSSYALAARIDDKSAAERLRRIRGLDEKALLSLMVRDLSELANFAMVDNRQYRLIKSVTPGPYVFVLVATKEVPRRLSHPSRKTIGLRVPGHPIPLAILEELGEPLLASTLILPPDTEPLNDPEEIRERLEKQVDLVIDGGACPCEPSTVIDLTGEEPVLVRAGRGALAPFGLTAEEA
- a CDS encoding PHP domain-containing protein; the protein is MNADLHCHSTISDGQLAPAAVAQLAKQGGVGLWALTDHDELGGQREARATAEALGMRYVSGVEISVTWASRTVHIVGLNVDPDCAALADGLARTRNGRAARAEAIGERLEELGIPDAYTGALEYVSNPDLISRTHFARFLVESGRAKDTQDAFSRWLGDGKAGYISHRWAKLADAISWIKTAGGEAIVAHPGRYAYTQLEFDTFFGEFIDLGGKAIEVVTGSHTPDQYGEYAAVARRFGFEASRGSDFHAPGPDSIAPGTLPPLPSDLKPVWERWL
- a CDS encoding site-2 protease family protein, whose amino-acid sequence is MEANLIQTIVVYALPVIFAITLHEAAHGYVARLLGDNTAYVLGRVSFNPMRHIDPIGTIAMPLVLYFLTSGAFVFGYAKPVPIAFGNLRDPRWGTLWVAAAGPACNFVQALVWGVFGVALAVLGIDEPFFTRMAAAGVGVNLVLGVLNLFPLPPLDGGRVLAALLPTRASIALSRLEPYGFIIVMVLLMTGVFTRFWLRPLVSLGYDAVTAILTPLVSLFS
- a CDS encoding tryptophan--tRNA ligase, with the protein product MFPDRIFSGMRPTGSLHLGHYHGVLKNWVRLQSEYPCFFCVVDWHALTTHYETPDVIEKNVWDVLIDWLASGIDPNQATLFIQSRVPEHAELALLLGMSTPLSWLERVPTYKEQIEKLRDKDLGTYGFLGYPVLMAADILLYRASLVPVGEDQVPHVEMAREMARRFNYMYGREPGFEEKANEAAKKLGGKRSKLYHELRNAYQQEGNDEALEQARAMLSESQSLSMSDRERLFGYLEGSRKIILPEPQVLLTEASRMPGLDGQKMSKSYGNTIALREDAQSIEKKVRTMPTDPARVRRTDPGDPDKCPVWQLHQVYTDEQTHEWVQKGCRSAGIGCLECKQPVIEGILREQQPMLERAQKYMDDPSLLRAIVADGCDRARKYATETMRDVREAMGLSYN